One Equus caballus isolate H_3958 breed thoroughbred chromosome 17, TB-T2T, whole genome shotgun sequence DNA window includes the following coding sequences:
- the ALG11 gene encoding GDP-Man:Man(3)GlcNAc(2)-PP-Dol alpha-1,2-mannosyltransferase isoform X1, giving the protein MGAEPVKPRRKLAHSLGDSIGWKAVGSYYQQPVGTHTWHRMLSQEPIEERKSEALPGFGGRRKMAAAEGGWCLCELLRFFYSLFFPGLIVCGTLCVCLVIILWGIRLLLQRKKKSASTSKNGNNQMVIAFFHPYCNAGGGGERVLWCALRALQKKYPEAIYVVYTGDINVNGQQILDGAFRRFNIRLMRPVKFVFLRKRYLVEDSLYPHFTLLGQSLGSVLLGWEALTQCVPDVYIDSMGYAFTLPLFKYLGGCRVGSYVHYPTISTDMLSVVKNQNTGFNNAAFITRNRFLSKVKLIYYYLFAFVYGLVGSCSDVVMVNSSWTLNHILSLWKVGNCTHIVYPPCDVQTFLDIPLHEKKTPGHLLVSIGQFRPEKNHPLQITAFAKLLSKKEAELLPSLKLVLIGGCRNQDDELRVDQLRRLSEDLGVQENVEFKINIPFDELKNYLSEATIGLHTMWNEHFGIGVVECMAAGTIILAHNSGGPKLDIVIPHEGERTGFLAESEEGYAETMAHILSMSVEKRLQIRNNARASVSRFSDQEFEVTFLSSVEKLFK; this is encoded by the exons ATGGGGGCGGAACCCGTGAAGCCACGCCGAAAACTCGCCCACTCCTTGGGCGATTCCATTGGCTGGAAGGCCGTGGGAAGCTACTACCAGCAACCAGTTGGAACGCACACTTGGCACCGCATGCTTTCTCAGGAGCCAATAGAGGAGAGGAAGAGCGAAGCGCTTCCTGGGTTCGGGGGTCGGCGGAAGATGGCGGCCGCCGAAGGGGGTTGGTGCTTGTGCGAGTTGCTGAG gtttttttattcattatttttccctgGGCTAATTGTATGtggaactctgtgtgtgtgtttggtcaTTATCCTTTGGGGAATCAGACTGCtgctacagagaaagaaaaagtcagcGTCAACTAgcaaaaatgggaataatcaaaTGGTGATTGCATTTTTTCATCCGTACTGCAATGCTGgcggaggaggagaaagagtttTATGGTGTGCCTTAAGGGCCCTGCAGAAAAA GTATCCTGAAGCCATTTATGTTGTTTATACTGGCGATATTAATGTCAACGGTCAGCAGATACTAGACGGCGCTTTCAGAAGATTTAACATCAGATTGATGCGGCCCGTGAAGTTTGTTTTCTTAAGGAAACGCTACCTTGTGGAAGACTCACTCTATCCGCACTTCACACTGCTGGGCCAAAGTCTAGGATCCGTTCTTCTTGGCTGGGAAGCTCTGACGCAGTGTGTCCCTGATGTGTACATCGATTCAATGGGATATGCTTTCACGCTTCCTCTGTTTAAGTATTTAGGTGGTTGTCGAGTTGGAAGCTATGTTCATTATCCCACCATCAGCACTGACATGCTATCTGTAGTGAAGAATCAAAACACTGGGTTTAATAATGCAGCCTTCATTACCAGGAATCGTTTTCTCAGCAAAGTAAAGCTCATCTACTactatttatttgcttttgtttatggACTTGTCGGTTCTTGCAGTGATGTCGTCATGGTCAATTCCTCTTGGACACTAAACCACATTCTCTCACTGTGGAAGGTCGGGAATTGCACTCACATAGTTTACCCACCTTGTGATGTGCAGACATTTCTGGACATTCCCTTACATGAGAAAAAGACGCCAGGACATTTACTGGTGTCTATTGGCCAGTTCCGGCCCGAAAAGAATCATCCTTTGCAGATCACAGCCTTTGCTAAATTGCTGAGTAAGAAGGAGGCTGAGTTACTTCCTTCCCTCAAACTCGTCCTCATTGGAGGTTGTCGGAACCAAGACGACGAACTTAGGGTAGACCAACTGAGAAGGCTTTCTGAGGATCTCGGAGTTCAGGAAaatgtggaatttaaaataaacattccaTTTGATGAATTAAAGAATTACTTATCTGAAGCAACAATTGGTCTGCATACCATGTGGAACGAGCATTTTGGAATTG gAGTTGTCGAGTGTATGGCAGCTGGCACAATTATCCTTGCACACAATTCAGGGGGCCCGAAGCTTGACATTGTCATTCCtcatgaaggagagagaactggaTTTCTGGCTGAAAGTGAAGAAGGCTATGCTGAAACTATGGCTCATATTCTTTCCATGTCTGTGGAAAAGAGACTGCAAATCAGAAACAATGCTCGTGCATCTGTAAGCAGATTCTCCGATCAGGAGTTTGAAGTGACATTCCTATCATCTGTGGAGAAGTTATTTAAATAA
- the ALG11 gene encoding GDP-Man:Man(3)GlcNAc(2)-PP-Dol alpha-1,2-mannosyltransferase isoform X2 has product MGAEPVKPRRKLAHSLGDSIGWKAVGSYYQQPVGTHTWHRMLSQEPIEERKSEALPGFGGRRKMAAAEGGWCLCELLRFFYSLFFPGLIVCGTLCVCLVIILWGIRLLLQRKKKSASTSKNGNNQMVIAFFHPYCNAGGGGERVLWCALRALQKKYPEAIYVVYTGDINVNGQQILDGAFRRFNIRLMRPVKFVFLRKRYLVEDSLYPHFTLLGQSLGSVLLGWEALTQCVPDVYIDSMGYAFTLPLFKYLGGCRVGSYVHYPTISTDMLSVVKNQNTGFNNAAFITRNRFLSKVKLIYYYLFAFVYGLVGSCSDVVMVNSSWTLNHILSLWKVGNCTHIVYPPCDVQTFLDIPLHEKKTPGHLLVSIGQFRPEKNHPLQITAFAKLLSKKEAELLPSLKLVLIGGCRNQDDELRVDQLRRLSEDLGVQENVEFKINIPFDELKNYLSEATIGLHTMWNEHFGIGREAGDLALRMRV; this is encoded by the exons ATGGGGGCGGAACCCGTGAAGCCACGCCGAAAACTCGCCCACTCCTTGGGCGATTCCATTGGCTGGAAGGCCGTGGGAAGCTACTACCAGCAACCAGTTGGAACGCACACTTGGCACCGCATGCTTTCTCAGGAGCCAATAGAGGAGAGGAAGAGCGAAGCGCTTCCTGGGTTCGGGGGTCGGCGGAAGATGGCGGCCGCCGAAGGGGGTTGGTGCTTGTGCGAGTTGCTGAG gtttttttattcattatttttccctgGGCTAATTGTATGtggaactctgtgtgtgtgtttggtcaTTATCCTTTGGGGAATCAGACTGCtgctacagagaaagaaaaagtcagcGTCAACTAgcaaaaatgggaataatcaaaTGGTGATTGCATTTTTTCATCCGTACTGCAATGCTGgcggaggaggagaaagagtttTATGGTGTGCCTTAAGGGCCCTGCAGAAAAA GTATCCTGAAGCCATTTATGTTGTTTATACTGGCGATATTAATGTCAACGGTCAGCAGATACTAGACGGCGCTTTCAGAAGATTTAACATCAGATTGATGCGGCCCGTGAAGTTTGTTTTCTTAAGGAAACGCTACCTTGTGGAAGACTCACTCTATCCGCACTTCACACTGCTGGGCCAAAGTCTAGGATCCGTTCTTCTTGGCTGGGAAGCTCTGACGCAGTGTGTCCCTGATGTGTACATCGATTCAATGGGATATGCTTTCACGCTTCCTCTGTTTAAGTATTTAGGTGGTTGTCGAGTTGGAAGCTATGTTCATTATCCCACCATCAGCACTGACATGCTATCTGTAGTGAAGAATCAAAACACTGGGTTTAATAATGCAGCCTTCATTACCAGGAATCGTTTTCTCAGCAAAGTAAAGCTCATCTACTactatttatttgcttttgtttatggACTTGTCGGTTCTTGCAGTGATGTCGTCATGGTCAATTCCTCTTGGACACTAAACCACATTCTCTCACTGTGGAAGGTCGGGAATTGCACTCACATAGTTTACCCACCTTGTGATGTGCAGACATTTCTGGACATTCCCTTACATGAGAAAAAGACGCCAGGACATTTACTGGTGTCTATTGGCCAGTTCCGGCCCGAAAAGAATCATCCTTTGCAGATCACAGCCTTTGCTAAATTGCTGAGTAAGAAGGAGGCTGAGTTACTTCCTTCCCTCAAACTCGTCCTCATTGGAGGTTGTCGGAACCAAGACGACGAACTTAGGGTAGACCAACTGAGAAGGCTTTCTGAGGATCTCGGAGTTCAGGAAaatgtggaatttaaaataaacattccaTTTGATGAATTAAAGAATTACTTATCTGAAGCAACAATTGGTCTGCATACCATGTGGAACGAGCATTTTGGAATTG